DNA sequence from the Pelotomaculum isophthalicicum JI genome:
GTGTTTTGCTTTCAGTTCCCTTTCTTCCAGCAGAAAATCAATAGTGTCCGGGCTGAAAATACGTCCTGAAGGGGATAATGCCGCAGCCCCCTTACCCAGAGTCATTGCAGCCAGACCCCAGTCTTGTGTGATTACAATATCTCCTTTGACGGCTAATTTCATTATTTCCATGTCTGCCTCTTGGGGAGCGTTTCCAACCACGATATGATTTTCAGAATCGATCTTGTGATTGAAGTTGGCTACGGTAATCATAGGCAGTGAAAGTTGTGCGGCAGCCTGCCGGCATATTTCCAGCACACTTTTAGGGGTAGCGTCGGCGTCTATTATTATTCTCATAAATTAATAACCATCCTCGAGTATATGTATAGGTATTTGCAAAAATCGTTGTTCCTAATCCATATAATGCTTTGTTAATGTTATAGATTCACCTTCTTGAACTTAGGAGAAGTTATAAAATATAATTATATATTAAGAAAAGTTGATTCTCTATATGGAAGGGAGGTTAAAACAATGCCTGCCAATCTCACACCAATATATTATAAAGCTGAAGAAAATTTTAAGAAAGCCGTTACTGTATCGGAAAAAATTGCCGCTCTGGAGGAAATGCTCGCGGTGATACCAAAGCACAAAGGTACTGAAAAGATGCAGGCAGATTTAAAAAAGCGCCTTTCCCGGCTTAGGGAGGAAGGGCAGAAGAAGTCAAAAAAAGGCCGTATAGATCCTTTCTGGGTGGAAAAGCAGGGCGCCGGACAAGTGGTATTGTTTGGGTTCCCTAACACCGGCAAGTCATCTTTACTTGCAACCGTAACCAGGGCCAGACCGAAAATAGCTGAATATCCCTTTACTACGACTTTGCCTATGACCGGTATGATGGCTTATCAGGATATTTTGTTCCAGATGGTTGATACACCACCAATCACAGAAGAATTGGTTCCTGACGGCCTGTCGGGCACTCTGCGTAACGCTGATGCTTTATTAATTTTGGTCGACGCTGGTTCGGATAATTGTCTTGAACAGCTTCTAACGTGTTATGATTATCTAAAAGAAAAGAAGATTATGGCTGATGAGGTTTCGCCTGGAACGCGCGCCATATCAGCTGACCGGTGCATGGTGCTTGCAACCAAAGCAGAAGTGGATAATAGCGCTGAACATATTCAAATTATGAATGAACTTGGGCCGCCCGATCTTGAAATAATCCCAGTTTCAGCAACAACGGGGCTTGGCCTGGAAATAATGCGGGAAAAAATTTTTGAATTGCTGAAGATTATCCGGGTCTATACCAAAACGCCGGGCAAGGCGCCTGATATGAAAACCCCCTTTATACTTAAAAAAGGGAGTAATGTGCTGGACTTAGCTGAAAATATTCATCGTGATTTACCGCAACTGATGAAGAACGTTAGGGTATGGGGTTCAGCCCGTTACGAAGGCCAGTCTGTCAACCGGGATTATCAATTATCTGATCGGGATATCGTTGAGATAAACCAGTAATAAATTTAAGTAATATTTATTTAGACACCTATCGTGTTTTCTGAGGGTAAAATAGAGAATGACCGGCAGTTCGTTAAAAGAGAACTTTTTATAGTTGAGCGATTTTTTAATTTTTGGCTGTACATATTGATGTCTGCCGTTTCTAAAGTATCTGCGAGAGGCTGTTCCGGTCCGTTTGAGGTTGCGCAACCTGTAGAGAGTGAAATTGGTGGTATCTTATTGAAATTATTGTATTTAAACATGGCGTCTGAAAGTTTTTTGCATCTTTGTTCAGCGACTTTTTGCGGAGTTCTGGCCAGCATAACAACGAATTCATCCCCGCCTATTCTAGTCACAATATCTTCCTTGCGAAAAGTATACTTAAGTAGTTTAGCGGCTATAATGAGGGCTTTGTCGCCAAAACGGTGCCCCATGGTGTCATTAATTATTTTGAGGCCGTCAACGTCAATCATAATCATGCTGACGGGGTAATTATCACTGCCTTCAAGTAGTTTAATTTGCTCCTCAAAGTAGTAACGGTTATATAAACCGGTTAGTTTGTCATGGATAAGAAGGTTTTTGTAATGATCGATTTCTTTTTTATAATTTTGTTCGCCGCAGTAATCGGCTTCGGGTAACGCTAGCAGCCCGGAAATTTGAGTAGCGAAAGCGCTGCATATTTTTCTTGATTTTGGTGTCATTTCTGAGCGTTTTTTTAAAACTAGGTATAGTATTCCTTTATTTATTCCGTTCCGATCTTTTAATTCGAATTGTATACAGTTTTTTAATTGTTGTATTTTTTCAAGATCTGAATTGATTAAGGGACTGGAAGAAATTATCTCATAGCCTTCCGAATTACGACAACAAACCATGACTTGGCGCAGGTTGAGCGCTTTCCTGAAAGTATTTGTCAGGGACGCGACTATCCGCGCAGGTTCTTTTATTTGTGAAAAGCTAAGACAATATAGTTCCTCAAAAAGTTCCTTTTTCAAGAAAATCACTCTTTTGCGATGGTTATCTAATATTAATATCGTAAACTTGAATCAATTACTTTACACTTTAAAATGTCTAAAAAGAATTATTATTAAACTATTGCTGTCGCATATCTTGCCAGATTTCTCTTGCCCGTCCAACTATTCCCGGCAAAGTTTCTCTCGCAGGATGTTTTAAAATTGTATCCAACCACCTGAATCCTTCTTTTGAATTGCCTAATTTCAAATTCAATACCCCAAGAAGATAAATAATATTCATTTCCAGCCTTGGATCACTTAAATTTTCCTTTTCATAAGCTTCTTTAAAACGGGCTATGGCAAGCTGCAGGTATTTTATTTCTGAATTAATATCTTTCTTGAACCTGTATAACCAGCTCATTTTCAAGAATATATTGC
Encoded proteins:
- a CDS encoding YaiI/YqxD family protein → MRIIIDADATPKSVLEICRQAAAQLSLPMITVANFNHKIDSENHIVVGNAPQEADMEIMKLAVKGDIVITQDWGLAAMTLGKGAAALSPSGRIFSPDTIDFLLEERELKAKHRRSGGRTKGPAKRTSDDDKNFTKSLYMLLKDHKT
- a CDS encoding GTPase, with protein sequence MPANLTPIYYKAEENFKKAVTVSEKIAALEEMLAVIPKHKGTEKMQADLKKRLSRLREEGQKKSKKGRIDPFWVEKQGAGQVVLFGFPNTGKSSLLATVTRARPKIAEYPFTTTLPMTGMMAYQDILFQMVDTPPITEELVPDGLSGTLRNADALLILVDAGSDNCLEQLLTCYDYLKEKKIMADEVSPGTRAISADRCMVLATKAEVDNSAEHIQIMNELGPPDLEIIPVSATTGLGLEIMREKIFELLKIIRVYTKTPGKAPDMKTPFILKKGSNVLDLAENIHRDLPQLMKNVRVWGSARYEGQSVNRDYQLSDRDIVEINQ
- a CDS encoding GGDEF domain-containing protein, with protein sequence MKKELFEELYCLSFSQIKEPARIVASLTNTFRKALNLRQVMVCCRNSEGYEIISSSPLINSDLEKIQQLKNCIQFELKDRNGINKGILYLVLKKRSEMTPKSRKICSAFATQISGLLALPEADYCGEQNYKKEIDHYKNLLIHDKLTGLYNRYYFEEQIKLLEGSDNYPVSMIMIDVDGLKIINDTMGHRFGDKALIIAAKLLKYTFRKEDIVTRIGGDEFVVMLARTPQKVAEQRCKKLSDAMFKYNNFNKIPPISLSTGCATSNGPEQPLADTLETADINMYSQKLKNRSTIKSSLLTNCRSFSILPSENTIGV